A stretch of DNA from Anopheles ziemanni chromosome 3, idAnoZiCoDA_A2_x.2, whole genome shotgun sequence:
TAGCGCGATGGCCAAGGCTATTAGTAACTCCGACCAACCTATTCATACGATCGCCGGAGCTATTGAGATAACGCAAGCGTCATTTAGCGACTACATAAAACATTAAGAAGATAGCAGACCCTTCTAAGACAATGGGAGCACGCTTATTGCGTTGGCCGCATCTATTAGGCCGTTCGTCGCACCTTTTAGCGGCAGTCATTTTTCTGAACCTGTTGTGAGCACTTTTGTTCAAAGAGTTGAGTGTAGAGGTGGATGTTTCATTTCCTGGTTTGAATTTTTCGGTATGTATCAATatttgtgaatattttttgtttagcttcttttaaatttcaagAGAAATTATGTTGAATGAttctaaatgaaaatattaatcGCGCTAAACGGTGCTAAAAGGTGTAAATGTAGTTCGAGCTGGATATTCTTCGCATTTCCTGACAACTATCACTCACTCTTActacaaatatatttttacaatttttgtttacatatttttctctctccagTACTCCACTGCATGTTGCCATTATGTCGCAGCATGTGGAAATGATTGACGAACTGCTGAACGAAACCACCGTCCCCCACGTGGACACGAACGTGCGTACGAAGGACGAAAAGTGTGCCTTACAGCTGGCACTAGTGCCACCGCATACCGACGGACCCCCGTTCGAGCTGGCCCGCCGTCTGCTGGAGCGCGGTGCGCGCACGAACGTCCTCCATCCGGAATCGGGCGACAGTTTGTTGCATATCCTCGCCAAGCAACAGCTGGAAGATGCAGCCGTCTTTCTCACCGATCACTGCAACCTCAGCCATATCAATCGGGCCGGTTCGACGGTACTGCACGTCGCTGCCTCACAGGGCTTGGCAAATCTAGCGCGTGCCCTGCTAGAGAAGGGCGCACCACCGAACGTGCAGTCCAGCGTGACGGAGCTCAAGTGTGCGCTGCATTGCGCCGTCGAGGAGAACCATTTGAGCGTTGTCGAGGCGTTTATCGAGTACAAGGAGGAGAACCCGGACACGGTGGATTTCAATCTGAAAAATGCATTCGGTGACTCACCGCTCAGCCTTGCCCTTAGCTTGGGTTTCAACGAACTCGTACCGCTGCTGATCAAGGGCGGAGCCGATTTGAACGCTCGCAACGGCCAGGATATGACGTTGCTTCATCAAGCCATCCTAAAGGAGGACTCGAAGACGGCCGTCTTTCTGCTGAGTCAGGGTGCCGATATGAACGCACTGACGGCGGACCAAGAGTCCCCGCTGCAGCTGGCCATTCACTGTCGGCTGGTGGACGTGGTGGATGCCCTGTGCTCCCGGGGTGTCTCGCTAAGTGCACCGGACAATAAGGGCGACTGTCCGTTGTGGAGTGCGCTCGAGTCGGAGCAGTTCGAGATAGCCTCCGTGCTGGTACGGCACGGCGTCGACACGGACTGTTGGGGCCCAGGGCCGGATGGTTGCTTGCAGACTATCCTGCATCGTGCGATCGACGAGAATAAGGAACAGGCGGCCATGTTTCTCATCAAAAGTGGCTGCGATCTGGACTCGCCGCGGCAACCGGGTCCCCAGGGGCAGGGTGGCGACGAGGCGAAGGATAAGGCATCACCGCTGCATCTCTGCTGCCAGTGGGGCCTACGGAACGTTCTGCACACCCTGATCGACCATGGAGCGAACGTGAATGCGATCGATTGCGATCTGAAAACGCCTTTGCACGTGGCGATTGAGAACCAGCACGAGGAAATAATAGGCATTCTGTTGTGTCACCCAGGCATCGATCTAAAGATACGGGACAAAACGGGCAACACACCGTTTGCGGCCGCGCTGCAGGTGCGCAATAACAAGGCCGCCCAAAACATCCTCGAGCGGCTACCGAATGCGGCCGAACAGATCGATCAGCGGGGGCGCAACTTCCTGCACCTAGCGATCATGCGTGACGATCTCGAGTCGGTGCTGTTCCTGCTATCCATCCATGTGGACGTAAACTCGCGCGTCCATGATGTAAACCAAACGCCACCGCTGCACCTGGCGGCGGCCTCCGAGAAGGAGATGCTCATCCGGAACCTCATCCTAGCCGGGGCGCGACTGAACGACCGAGACGCGACGCAGAAAACGGCCCTCCACGTGGCAGCCGAGCGGGGAACGGTGGCGGCCGTATCGGCACTGCTACAGAACGGTGCCGATTTTGATGCAGTGGATGGAGACGGTAACAATGCTCTACACATTGCCGTCCGCGAGGGACACATCGGGGTCGTGCGCGAACTGCTGACGGAATCGGAGCTCAACGCGGAAGCTGTCAACCTGAAGGGGCGCAATCCACTGCATGAGCTGTGCCGCTGCGGGAAGGACAACACATCGGCCGCCATCCTGGAGCTGTTCATCGAGTGTATGCCAAACTATCCGATCAACAATCCGGACGTGCAGGGCAACACGCCCCTGCTGTTGGCGTACATGCGGGGCCAGGCGCAGCTGTGCCGTATACTGGTGAAAAAAGGTGCCTGCCTGGGAGCCGAGAACAAGGAGGGCTTGACGATATTCAACTTTAAGCTAGCCACCAACCAACTGCTGCACCGTTTGCTGGACGAACTGCCGCAGGAATCACCCTGGGCTTCATCGGAGCTGTGCCAGGAGTGTGGCACCAAGTTCACGCTTACCATGCGAAAACATCACTGGTATGGACTGTGTTTCGCTCGGCGAACTCTTGGGGTAGATGGTAAGATAATTGTTTCTTTCCATTTACAGCCGCCACTGTGGGCGCATCCTTTGCAGCCGGTGTTCGAACAACGATGTGCCAATCATCAAGTTTGGCATCAACAAACCGGTGCGCGTGTGCTCGGTCTGCTTCGAGGTACTCCAGATCGGCAGCGGTGGAGTGTAAGAACAATTTTTCGAACAAATATGGACCTCCTCGTTTCACTTGGACCATTCACGTGCACGTGCATATGATCTGAGCTTCTGCAGGAAGTGTGGCACGCGAGATAATATCCTGTGGACGACGCAGCCCCGGGCACGACATACCCGCCCGTACGCCTCGTCCCACATCTCAgagcattattttttttcttttcttctatcgattcaatattttatgaaGTTTTTCGTTATTCGTAAAGAGACGGTTATTTATATACATaataacacacacaaactggaACAAACATCAAAATATAACGACACGTACAATTAATGCAGCTTCGCAGTGAAATTGCTTCCTCAGAAAGAATCGAATGATTATGAAATACGATTCAACACGCGTGCTTATATTTTAACGTCGGCAACTAATGCGAGAGGGCGTTAGTTTTCAAAACTCAATTTTATTCACTAATTCCAACATACTGGAACACAAAACCAAATTCGATGAGGCGTTCTGTTTTTGGTGGAGTAAACTTTATAAGCTGTTGTTTGTTGGTACTTGCCGTGCCATAGGCAAATTTACATCTTGGGTCGTTTGCTGGCAGACCGGGTGGTGTAGCTAAACCAACTAGTACCCCTAGGGATAACGCCTCATTGCAAAATTGCCCTATGTCCTTCTCGGTACATCCATTTACTTAAGCTTTGAGAACAGGGACTTCGTTACGCAGTGATCCAGTTCGTGCAGGTAATCGAACAGTTCTTCGACACAGGTCTCGGTCGTTTGGGAACGGCTGCCTACACGATCATTGCAGGCCTGGTATTTTTCCCACAGCTGGGTAGTATGTCCTTGCTGGGCGCACTTTTCCTGCAAAGAACAAACGGAAGAGTTTGATCACAACGCCTGACGTTGTTGGGCAGCCGacaatgtttcaaaaaagCACTTACCCGCAGCACCGTCTGTGGGTCGACTATATCTTCCTCCTCCTGAGCCTTTACGGATGGAAAGAAGGACGAGAACCATTTCCTAGCAGCCATGGTCGGTCGATTGGTAGCGTGCGGGTCACTACGATGTCACCGAGAGAAGCTGTAATAACATAGAGGGAAAACTCACGTAAGCTAACGAATGATCTGGATTGTTGCAACGCAAATTATAGGCTAGTTGAACGGCATGGCAGGGGcttgcatatttttaaatcagcAAGGACATTCTACCGAACAATTTgctaaaatttaacaaaagtaGTTACAGTCTGGTGATGATATAACTCGTTGACTTTTCTGGTTACCAGAACAGACAGGCCTCGCCGTTTTGGCAGAAGAGCGACCAGTGAAAATACTGCAGAGATCCCTATGAAAAACATTGCACGTTGTTAAGTTACGGGATTTCAGTCTGTGAACAAGGTTTCTGAAGCTTGTTGGCGCGCTGCAGCTTtgttctagtggtgggtacatcgaatccccaaatccgaatcccaatccaccAAACAGTAGCGATACGATAGAAACCATTCAGTGCTAgtctggaaattgtttatTCTAATCTCAATCCCCATCACAACTGAAAACTCGCTTTTTCCGCAATAAAAACATGCCACACATTTTCGATGTGAGCTTCACCGTTGTTAGCAGTTCTGTTGATCATAAAAATATACTATCGTAAGGAAACGTTCctggttgacagaaatttaaatttttgctgctatcatgtagttccagcaagaatcctagcaatctgccatggaaaaaattgctgtaactacatgagctgcaaaaaatttgaatttttgtcaaccgggatgTTCCTCGCAGGCATTGAAAAGCGGTTACAGTTATTTTTGTATATAACATTGTCTATGAAGATTATGAATGTAGAGTGatagttttattcaaaatccggtaaaaatgtaaatcaggTGCTGATTTGAATAATTGTCACTCCGTATTCGTATCCGTTCTACTCTATTTCTTTGTTAAAAATAGGTTCATGAATGTTTTTCGAATCTAAGTTAAATCGTACAAAAACCTTTATCTATCTTTACCTTTATCCAATCGATCCTAATCAGCGCCCGATTCGAGTAAACTGAACGAGACTAATTGAACTCACCTCGTGTCTAGATCGAGTCATACCATATTCAAATAGATTGGGATCAAAtggagtcccaaacaaatcaaatctgatatGAATcccaaataaatcaaatctgattcgaatcccaatctaATCATCTGGGATTCGGATCTgggatgggattcgaatctttggaatctgtctagggatcgaatcttcaagtCTTCCAAATCTCGATTCTACCAACACTACAGTAGGCGATTAGCGTAGCAAAGCTTACTGTTGTTCGTGAGGCTGCTCTGTAAATATTTCCAATTTAAGGGCGAAAAGCGTGTATTTCGTCACAGTACAATATAACTGCTTCGTTCGGTCGCAAATTGGCGAGTAAGTACAACTGTAGCAACAGTGGTTGAACAAGCAGCGCTGCGAACTTTTCTAAATTATCCCTTTCATTCATTACAGCACTGCAGAGTGGTTGTTTTGATATGGCCAATGTTTGTTCTGTACTAGGACTGGTTTCCGGACCCTCGGAAGCCTTTCGACCGTCGTAAACACGGCTGGGATATCGAGTGAAAGCAATTTCGTTATCGCACTCCCTcttcaacaaaactaaaaggTAACATTTTCAGTGTCCCAAAGGTAATCTTTCGATTTTTCGCGGACCTCGCTGTTTGACATTTGATGGGGGGCTGCTTAGTTgaggttaggatgctgcacGCAGCTGTCAGAAAAGAAACGATAAACAAATCAGTTTTCGACCCCGAATTAATTGTGTTCTGTTGTTCGATTGGCAGCAATGAACGGAACGATGGAAAGTGGCGCAATGCCAAGTGCTCCACTGACACCGGGATCGGCAGCGGCGTTGAACAGTCTGTCGTTGCAAAAAACGGCCCGTAACTTCAAGCTGCTAGCGGATCCGTTTCTCCACCGCGGTGCAGCGAAGGTATATCGATACGATGGAGTTGTCCCGGGCGATCCATCCCATCCGCCGGTTATTCCTCGCGATCCACGCAGCCGACGGATACGATCCCGAGGGGAACCGCTCGATATTCCGGTGCCAAGGTTTGAACATTGCAGAATACGAATTGTTGTATGTTGATTGCCCcctaaattgtttttgttttttaatcatGGCGATACAGGTTTAAAATAGATCAACATTACGTGGGTGAACCACCGGCAATAGAGATCACGATTACGAACCTCAATGACAACATCGACAAGCCGTTCCTTTCCGAAATGCTGACCAAATGTGGCACGTACACGGAGCTGTATATCTACTACCATCCCGTCTCGAACAAGCATCTCGGGTTGGCGCGAATAGTGTTCGAGAACGTACGTTCGGCGCGTTTGTGCGTGGAAAAGTTTAACGGCACCTCCGTGATGGGCAAAGTGTTGAACGTGTTCAAGGATGCATTCGGTGAACACTGCAAGCGGttgttggaggaaaaaacatCCGAAAAGaagccgccaccaccgccccagcagcagcagcagctaccTGCACCCCCGTTACCACCCGGCGttagtgcttcgaatcatcaTCTGGCCACGAAACCACCACCTCCGTCCATACCGGAATCGCGAGCACAAACGTTGAAACCGATGCAGTATCGTAAGGCTCCTCCGGAGCCCAATACTCCCGAACCGTGGGATAAGAAAGCGCACGGAGCAACTCTTGGTGATGATACGGAACTTTGGGATGCTGATCTGTCGGGAAGTGCGGGTAACAGCCAGGACTCGACTTACTACAGCAAGGAAAAACCCGCGGCTCGAAGCCATTACGATGACTGGGAAGATGAAAGCCGGAGTGGTGGAACCAAGTACTACGAGGAAAAGGACCGTaagcatcaccatcaccaccacaagGGGGGTGAACGGTTGAGGGGAGAGCGCGATCGTGAAAAGGACCGTGACCATCGGTACCATGAACGTGACCGGGATCGAGACAGG
This window harbors:
- the LOC131288827 gene encoding rabankyrin-5, which translates into the protein MAATSETVKLEKHLKLLKEEYTKLQKNYAELERKYSKAAAASEEHDLTGEFSSFISRLVMTVATLYGRTTYSDITIKLKDKSMPAHKFVLNARSEEWREEVILDKAELDWSDMDADVGYSLLRWIYTDVVDLQHDSLALELLKTSHRFKLPGLMGLCERALVSSVSVRSCVRFYCVAEDVGASNLLEYCSGLISTHWDDLTPQDFEHMSSPLLYKMLKSKTKHPLHAAVRLLREDVVFLCLVENNASLPEIVNSLSPQGQLPLGLALMGRSTTIAQTLLETGGADINAFTSEGNTLLIDAIKRGDSFTAQFLLEKGCNVDLVTRDTSDTALHLVCTYSERSTDLETHREMLNIGRQLLAQQADPNMQNSKGFTPLHVAIMSQHVEMIDELLNETTVPHVDTNVRTKDEKCALQLALVPPHTDGPPFELARRLLERGARTNVLHPESGDSLLHILAKQQLEDAAVFLTDHCNLSHINRAGSTVLHVAASQGLANLARALLEKGAPPNVQSSVTELKCALHCAVEENHLSVVEAFIEYKEENPDTVDFNLKNAFGDSPLSLALSLGFNELVPLLIKGGADLNARNGQDMTLLHQAILKEDSKTAVFLLSQGADMNALTADQESPLQLAIHCRLVDVVDALCSRGVSLSAPDNKGDCPLWSALESEQFEIASVLVRHGVDTDCWGPGPDGCLQTILHRAIDENKEQAAMFLIKSGCDLDSPRQPGPQGQGGDEAKDKASPLHLCCQWGLRNVLHTLIDHGANVNAIDCDLKTPLHVAIENQHEEIIGILLCHPGIDLKIRDKTGNTPFAAALQVRNNKAAQNILERLPNAAEQIDQRGRNFLHLAIMRDDLESVLFLLSIHVDVNSRVHDVNQTPPLHLAAASEKEMLIRNLILAGARLNDRDATQKTALHVAAERGTVAAVSALLQNGADFDAVDGDGNNALHIAVREGHIGVVRELLTESELNAEAVNLKGRNPLHELCRCGKDNTSAAILELFIECMPNYPINNPDVQGNTPLLLAYMRGQAQLCRILVKKGACLGAENKEGLTIFNFKLATNQLLHRLLDELPQESPWASSELCQECGTKFTLTMRKHHCRHCGRILCSRCSNNDVPIIKFGINKPVRVCSVCFEVLQIGSGGV
- the LOC131287449 gene encoding cytochrome b-c1 complex subunit 6, mitochondrial, which translates into the protein MAARKWFSSFFPSVKAQEEEDIVDPQTVLREKCAQQGHTTQLWEKYQACNDRVGSRSQTTETCVEELFDYLHELDHCVTKSLFSKLK